ACAAGAACGAAGTACCTTGCCTGTATCCATTCCTTTTAATTCCCGGCAAATTGTAGAACCATTTTTCTTGCGGAAACTATCATTTAATTCTCTTACTTTTTTATAAGTATCTGCTTTAGAAACTGGCGCTTCCAAATCGCCACAACTATTCGCCATTCCCATAATAAGAGCCATTCCTGTCACCGCTCCACAAGTTCCGTAAGTATCACTGACACCAAGACCAAGACCTTCTGATACCTTGAATGCCGTTTCCTCATCTAGTCCTGCTTTGTCACAAAATGCACATACGATTGCCTGTGCACAATTATATCCTTTTTTATGATATTCTGCGGCTCTTTCTGCTCTGTTCATTTGTAAAATCCTCCCTTTATACCTCATTCATGTACTTTATATTAAAATCTTTCGTTGTTAGTTTAACACAATCTCATATATCCTGCATAGTGAAAAATATTCTCATAAAATATTAATTATACACCTAGCTCTTCGAGAAACGCCTCGCAGCCTTCAATGAGATCTTCGTAAGTTTCATCAAAATTACCCGTATACCATGGGTCTGCAATATCCCTTTTCTTCCCTGCAAATTCCAGTAAAAGATGCACTTTATGCTTCGGATCATGATTAATAATGCGTTTTACATTATTGATATTCCATTTATCCATGCATAACAGATAATCATAAACTTCATAATCCTGTTTCGTCAGCTGTCTTGCCTGCCTCTTTGTATGAGGAATTTCCATTGCATCAAGCTTTGCCCTCGCCCCCGGATGCATCGGATTTCCAATTTCTTCACGACTGGTAGCACAAGAAGAGATTTGGAAAGAATCTTCTAATCCTCTTTTTTTTACCATATCTTTTAGAATAAATTCACCCATCGGAGAGCGACATATATTGCCGTGGCATATGAATAATACTTTAATCATAACTTTTATAACCTCGCATTTCTTAATATTTAGTGATTTTTAGTTACTTTTTGACACATTGTTAAAAAATTTGTTTGGGATATCTAAGTATAATATAGCATATTATGACCGCGAAAAGGTGTAAAATAAGCTGCATATTTTTATATTTTACACCTTGCTATTTTCAATTAAAAATTATCATTATACAATCCGAATTCGGGCAACTTCTTTTCCGGCATCTTTAAGATTTACATGCGTATATGTATTTAGCGTTACGCTGATATCTGAGTGGCCCATCAAATATTACAATGCTTTTGGATTCATTCCGGATTTTGCCATATTTGAACAATAGGTGTGTCGGCATACATATGGATGTGTCAAGTATAGGACAAAAAAAATTTTATTTTTTTCTGCCGAAGACTATCTGACGCTTCCATCAGGTAGTCCCAGCACCTTTATTATCTTCTGGTAAGTCATTCTTGTCCTGCTCAAGTTACCTCTGTTCTGAAAAAATATCGTCAAAATTCCATTCGATTTCGATTTCATCCTGACTATGAACACGGATCACCTTGATAATCTCACGCAGCTTCTCTGTATCGAACTTCTGAATTCCCAAGAAATCTTTTAGTTTTATTTTATCAGAAAGTTCATTTTGTTCAAGAAGCTTTTTACTATTCTCCGCATCTTCTATCTTTCGTTTTATTTCCTCCAGCTGTACACTTATCTTTCCTGCTCTCTGCTTATACGAATCACGATCTATACGACCATCTTTGTAATCATCATAGAGTTTCATCTTTTCCGAGGTCAACTGTCGGCTCTGTTTTTGCAATTCTGCGGTATTGATCTCTTTGTAGTCGCATTGCCTGTTGGAAGATACTTTCTTTTCTTTTTCCAACATTGACGCTGCATACTGATGAACAAGCCCAAGGATATTCTCCTCCAGCGGTTCCCGTCGGATCACCAGACTTCGACACACAGGATCTCCATTGGTTCGAGCATCTGAGCATTTTAGCAGATGCTCCGTTTCTTTTAGTAAAGAATGCCCACAGTTGGCACATATCAGTAATGCCGGCTGTTTTTTACGCCTTTCCAGAGTAAAATTGGTACGTGATTCCGCAACACTTCTCTTCTTTTTCGGATGCATTTCATTTGCTTTTTCAAACAATGCCCTGTCTATAATTGCCGTATGATGATTTTCCAGGCGAACCCATTCTGTTTCATCATTCAGAACTGCTTTATGACCGGTATGCATACTGCAACGTGTTTTTCCCCAGATTCTGGTTCCAATATAAATCTCATCCCGGACAATTGCCGCTACTGTCGTAGGACTCCAGTGTTTCTTTTTAATCGTGTCAAACCTCTGGAACTGCACCTGATCCCTTCTTGATAATTTCTGCTCATCACAAGTGGCAATCGCCTGTTTGTTCAATTCCCTTGTAATATCTGCAAAACTTGTTCCTTCCGCTGCCATCCGAAAAATCATTTTCACGACTTTTGCAGCCTCCGGATCAACTTCCAGTCTTCCGTCTTTTCCTTTTTTATAGCCATATCTGGCATTTACCGGAAGGCGTGTACCATTTCTCGTTCTTGTCTGCAATGCTGATGAAATTTTCTTGGACAAATCCAGGCTATACATATTGTATACCAGATTCTGCAATGCTACATTCATTCCACCAGTCATTCCGCTGCTTGCTGCACTGTCATAGCTGTCATTAATCGAAATAAATCGAATCTGTAGAAGTGGGAAAATATATTCAATATAAAATCCAACTTCCAGATAGTCTCTTCCAAATCTGGAAAAGTCTTTCACAACTACACAGCCGATTTCTCCGCTTTTCATGTCATCCTGCAGCTGTTGAAATCCCTGCCTTTTAAAATGAGTACCGCTGACACCGTCATCCACATATTCCAGAATATCCGACTCAGCTACACCCAGCTCATCAATTGCAAATGATTTTAACAGAATTCTCTGAGAAGTTACACTGTCGCTCTCTTTTTTGGCTCTGCCATCTACATTGTCATCTTCTGCAGACAAACGGATGTAAACAGCTGTTTTTCTAAGATCTGTCATCTTGACTGCGCCTCCTTCTCTTTCTTTAGTTTCTGTAAATCTGCAAACTGATCGTCATATACCAGCTTGATCTCATAATCATACTTACCATGGATAATAATTGAATCCACAAAGGCATCTGCCATTTCTTTTGTCAGCTTACGCTTTGACATATAAGTATGTATCACATTTCCCCAGCCTTCTTCAATGTGGTAATTCTGGGAATACCGAACCTGTGCCGCCAATACAGTGTCCAGACGGCTCTTGATATTCTCAATTTCATTGGAATAGATCCGAGAAAACTGTATGTACTCTTCTTCTGTAATCAAACGTTCTGAGTAATCTTCATATAAATCCGATTTACGCTTACTGATACGGCTCAGTTCCCGTCGAAGTTTCCCCACCTCTTTATCCAAAAGCAGGTACTGTGTCTGATTTTTGGAAGCTGTATTCATTTCCTGAATCATTTTTTCTGTATCCAATACGGTTTTCATATGCGTTTGAATCAGGCGAAGAACATCGTCATCCACATATTCTTTTCTGACTCTGTGCCCTTTGCATTGCTTTCCTCCGGATTTATGGTTAGTATTGGCTCCGCAGATATAAAAGAATGTGCCATTTCTTTCTCTGGACAACGTCATGCGGTTGCCACAGCCTCCGCACCATATCTTTCCTGTATAGAAATTATGGTTTCTAATAGCTCCATTGTTCTGCTGATGTTTCTTCTTATAAGCTTCCGTATATTCCTGGATTTTAGATTGTACCTGTTGAAACAACTCTCTATCTATAATCCCTTCATGCGTGTTCTCCACATGCACCCATTCACTCTCTGGTCGATTTCTCTGTTTATTTCCCTGGAAAACACTTTGCTGATATTTTCCAAATACAGAATCACCTGTGCAATGAACATCCTGAAGAACTCGTTTCACTTCATAATTGTTCCAGGGTTTTGACTCCGGAAGCGGCTTTTCACCGGTTTTATAGAATTTTCTCTGTAAAGTCGGCGATAAAACTCCATCTTTATTGAGCTGTCTTGCAATATCACTATAGTTCCTGCCATCCATATACATAGAAAATATACTTTTCAAATGTTCTGCAGCTTCTTCATCAACGATCAGCTGATGATGGTCTTCTTCTGACTTTCTGTAACCATACGGTTCCCAGGCACTTGTAAATTTTCCTTTTTTCCAAAGAGCTTTTTTTGCGCTGCTGCTCTTTTTGGCAAGGTCTTTCGAATAGAACTCATTGATAATATTCTTCAGTGGAACTGTAAGATCCACACCCTCTCTGAAGGAATCGAAATCATCTGTCACAGCCAGGAATCTTACATGAAAAAACGGAAATACTCGTTCAATATAGTTGCTGGTTTCGACATAATTTCTTCCAAGTCTGGACAAATCTTTTACAATAACACAATTGATTTTTCCATGCTTGATATCTTCCATCATCTGTACGAATCCAGGACGGTCAAAATTTGTACCTGAATAGTCTGAGTCCTTATAAACTTCCGCAACCGAAATATCTTCCGTATCTGCTACAAAGTTTTTCATCAATTCCACCTGGGTTTCTATCGTCCCTCTTTCTAATGTTTCTTCTGTTTCCATTGAAATTCTGGCATACAATCCTGCCCGGAATGGTCTTCTCACCTCTGTCTGGACGGTTGCACTGCCGACTACTTCCGGAATGTTTTTCCTACTCTTTCGTGCCATTTTATACAACCTCCTTTACCTTGACCTGCAGATTATTATCATCATCTATTACCGTATCAACTCCCATAGCCGGTAATTGATTCAGCAATGTCTGATAACAATCATCAAAATCAAAAGTGATCTCTATATTCTTTTTATCATATACTCTGATTTTCCTGATCAGTTCTACCACCACTGTGCGGGACAGTTCTTCAATATCCTGATATTTCACAAAATAATCCAGCCAGGTATTGGCATTGTCTGCTTTTTCCAGCTCACTATCCATTTCTTTCTGGATTGCACGGATACTCTCTTCCGCATTTCTAAGCCTCTTTCCATAGGCTGCATGAAGCTCTACATAGTCTTCTTTTGATACAATGCCCTCTTTCATATCCGAATAGAGCATCATCCGTAACTCCTTACAACGTTCTGTCTCCTGTTTTTTCTTCTCCAGCCTGTCCTGCAGCTTCTTCATATTGATCTCCTGAAATGGCACAGTACCAACAAATTCCAGGACTCTTTTCAGGTGCAGGATATTCTGGATATGCTGTTTCAGCATCACCAGTACGGCATCTTCCAGATCCTTTTCCGGTATTCTATGACTAGAACAGCGTTTTGTTTCTTTATTTGCGGAACATAGATAATAAGCATATTTTTTCCCTGCCACAGTAGAAACCTTTCTTGTCATAGGTGCACCACAATCCGCACATACAGCAATTCCGGACAACAGATATACTTGCTTTTGGTCAGGCGAAGTACGTGTATCCATGCCCAGAAGTCTCTGAACAATTTCAAAATCACGGTCACTCACCAATGGCTCATGATTTTTCTCAATCCGGATCCAGTCATCTTCCGGTTTCACATAAGTCTGCTT
This Anaerobutyricum hallii DNA region includes the following protein-coding sequences:
- a CDS encoding recombinase family protein; the protein is MYQNINKIYHAAIYVRLSKEDGDISSSAKLESNSISNQKALILDFLKDKKDIEVVSVRVDDGYSGSNFERPAFQAMLEDIRRGIVDCVVVKDLSRFGREYIDSGKYIERLFPALGVRFIAINDNYDSLKGKNQADEIIIPFKNLINDAYCRDISIKIRSNLEIKRKKGECVTPFVAFGYRKAKTDKHKLEIDPSAGSVVQDIFKMKLQGMSQDAIANRLNELGILSPFEYKISSGSHYETGFRQKEQALWSSVTVRRILENEVYIGNLVQGKRTTPNHKVKQTYVKPEDDWIRIEKNHEPLVSDRDFEIVQRLLGMDTRTSPDQKQVYLLSGIAVCADCGAPMTRKVSTVAGKKYAYYLCSANKETKRCSSHRIPEKDLEDAVLVMLKQHIQNILHLKRVLEFVGTVPFQEINMKKLQDRLEKKKQETERCKELRMMLYSDMKEGIVSKEDYVELHAAYGKRLRNAEESIRAIQKEMDSELEKADNANTWLDYFVKYQDIEELSRTVVVELIRKIRVYDKKNIEITFDFDDCYQTLLNQLPAMGVDTVIDDDNNLQVKVKEVV
- a CDS encoding C-GCAxxG-C-C family protein; this encodes MNRAERAAEYHKKGYNCAQAIVCAFCDKAGLDEETAFKVSEGLGLGVSDTYGTCGAVTGMALIMGMANSCGDLEAPVSKADTYKKVRELNDSFRKKNGSTICRELKGMDTGKVLRSCPGCIEDAAKILSEKLGE
- a CDS encoding recombinase family protein, with amino-acid sequence MARKSRKNIPEVVGSATVQTEVRRPFRAGLYARISMETEETLERGTIETQVELMKNFVADTEDISVAEVYKDSDYSGTNFDRPGFVQMMEDIKHGKINCVIVKDLSRLGRNYVETSNYIERVFPFFHVRFLAVTDDFDSFREGVDLTVPLKNIINEFYSKDLAKKSSSAKKALWKKGKFTSAWEPYGYRKSEEDHHQLIVDEEAAEHLKSIFSMYMDGRNYSDIARQLNKDGVLSPTLQRKFYKTGEKPLPESKPWNNYEVKRVLQDVHCTGDSVFGKYQQSVFQGNKQRNRPESEWVHVENTHEGIIDRELFQQVQSKIQEYTEAYKKKHQQNNGAIRNHNFYTGKIWCGGCGNRMTLSRERNGTFFYICGANTNHKSGGKQCKGHRVRKEYVDDDVLRLIQTHMKTVLDTEKMIQEMNTASKNQTQYLLLDKEVGKLRRELSRISKRKSDLYEDYSERLITEEEYIQFSRIYSNEIENIKSRLDTVLAAQVRYSQNYHIEEGWGNVIHTYMSKRKLTKEMADAFVDSIIIHGKYDYEIKLVYDDQFADLQKLKKEKEAQSR
- a CDS encoding recombinase family protein; protein product: MTDLRKTAVYIRLSAEDDNVDGRAKKESDSVTSQRILLKSFAIDELGVAESDILEYVDDGVSGTHFKRQGFQQLQDDMKSGEIGCVVVKDFSRFGRDYLEVGFYIEYIFPLLQIRFISINDSYDSAASSGMTGGMNVALQNLVYNMYSLDLSKKISSALQTRTRNGTRLPVNARYGYKKGKDGRLEVDPEAAKVVKMIFRMAAEGTSFADITRELNKQAIATCDEQKLSRRDQVQFQRFDTIKKKHWSPTTVAAIVRDEIYIGTRIWGKTRCSMHTGHKAVLNDETEWVRLENHHTAIIDRALFEKANEMHPKKKRSVAESRTNFTLERRKKQPALLICANCGHSLLKETEHLLKCSDARTNGDPVCRSLVIRREPLEENILGLVHQYAASMLEKEKKVSSNRQCDYKEINTAELQKQSRQLTSEKMKLYDDYKDGRIDRDSYKQRAGKISVQLEEIKRKIEDAENSKKLLEQNELSDKIKLKDFLGIQKFDTEKLREIIKVIRVHSQDEIEIEWNFDDIFSEQR
- a CDS encoding low molecular weight protein-tyrosine-phosphatase, whose protein sequence is MIKVLFICHGNICRSPMGEFILKDMVKKRGLEDSFQISSCATSREEIGNPMHPGARAKLDAMEIPHTKRQARQLTKQDYEVYDYLLCMDKWNINNVKRIINHDPKHKVHLLLEFAGKKRDIADPWYTGNFDETYEDLIEGCEAFLEELGV